AGACCGACCTGTTCGGCGAGCAGGCCGTGCTGTGCGGCGGCGCAACCGCGCTTGTCAAAGCCGGCTTCGAAACGCTGGTGGAAGCGGGCTACGCGCCGGAAATGGCCTATTTTGAGTGCCTGCACGAGCTGAAGCTGATCGTCGACCTGATGTATGAAGGCGGCCTGGCGACGATGCGCGATTCCATCTCCAACACGGCCGAGTACGGCGATTATGTCACCGGTCCGCGCATCGTAACGGATGAAACGAAGAAAGCGATGAAAGCCGTTCTGGAAGACATCCAGTCCGGCCGTTTCGCCCGCGATTTCATTCTCGAGAACCAGTCGAACCGCGCGATGCTGTCGGCTACCCGCCGCCGCGAAGCGGAGCATCCGATCGAAGTGGTCGGCTCGCAGCTGCGCGAGCTGATGCACTGGATCAAGAAGTAAGTTAGGCGGCCGGACGATCCGGCCATCGAATAGATTTGCTTGCCGTCCCGGACGAACGGGATGCGCAGCCGACTTTTTCGCAAACGGGGAAGGCAGCGCGTCCGATCGCCCGGGATGATTCTGTTTTGACAGGATAAAAGGAACGAGCTCCGATGAGCAGAACCCGAAGGAGCGGGCTTCCCGCGGCAGTACCCGAAGCAGCTAGGCATACGGGGCTTTCCGCGAGGCGGCCCAATCGACGTTAAAGGAGTGTAACAGGGAATGGCAGACGTAAAAAAAATCGCGGTCATCGCGGGCGACGGAATCGGTCCCGAAGTGGTCGGCGAGGCGCTGAAAGTGCTGAAAAAAACCGAGGAGCTGTTCGGTTATCAATTCGAGACCGAGCACGGCCTGTTCGGCGGCATCGCCATCGACGAGAAAGGGACGCCGCTGCCGCAGGAAACGCTCGATATTTGCAAAAAGGCCGATGCGGTGCTGCTTGGCGCCGTAGGTGGCCCGAAATGGGACAACAATCCGAAGGAGCTGCGTCCGGAAACCGGCCTGCTCGGCATCCGCAAAGCGCTCGGTTTGTTCTCCAACATCCGCCCGGCTACAGTATTCGACTGCCTGAAGGAAGCGTCGACTCTGAAGCCGGAGGTGCTTGAAGGGACCGATCTGATCGTTGTGCGCGAGCTGACGGGCGGCATTTACTTCGGCGAGAAATTCCGCCGCGAGGGGGCCGGCGGCCAGGAAGCGGTCGATACGTGCGTTTACAATACGGCCGAAGTGGAGCGCATTGTGCGCCAGGCGTTCGAAATCGCCCGGACGCGCCGCAAGAAGCTGGCGTCGGTCGATAAGGCGAACGTGCTCGAGACGTCGCGTCTGTGGCGCGAGGTTGTCAACCGGATCGCACCGGAATATCCGGATGTGGAGCTGGAGCATGTGCTGGTGGACAACTGCGCCATGCAGCTGCTGCGCCGCCCTTCGAGCTTCGATGTTATCGTAACGGAGAATATGTTCGGCGATATTTTGAGCGACGAAGCGGCGATGCTGACGGGCTCGATCGGTATGCTGTCGTCCGCATCGCTCGGCGAAGGCAGCTTCGGCCTGTACGAGCCGGTGCACGGCTCGGCGCCGGACATTGCCGGTCAAGGCGTCTCCAATCCGATCGCGACGATTCTGTCCGTCGCGCTCATGTTCCGCCTGACGTTCGGCTACCACGAGGCGGCCGCTTCGATCGAAGAGGCGGTCAAATCGGTGCTGGACGCCGGCCATCGCACAGGGGATATCGCGGTCGACAAGAGCAAGGCGATCGGCACTTCGGCGATGGGCGATTTGATCGTCGCAGGTATGAAAAAATAAATTAAAATAATTATTAATAAATACTGATTTCAATCTTGACTGGATTATAAAGTAGTGGTACGATTTTAAACGAAGTCACCTCGTGACAAGCGGTACGGAACCGGAGCAGCTTGATTTACAGGGCTGAAACGTCCGGTACCCGCAGCGGAGATTCGCGGAAAACCCGGCGGCTCGCGAGCGCCCTGCTTTTGCGCGAACTTCGATTATACTTATCGATAACGGGAGGTAATTGGATCATGGCAGAACGTTTGGTTGGCCGTCCGGCTCCGGATTTCACCATGGAAACGGCGCTCGGCAACGGACAGGAATTCGGGAAGGTGTCCCTTTCGGACTACAAAGGCAAATGGCTCGTATTCTTCTTCTATCCGCTCGATTTCACGTTCGTTTGCCCGACGGAAATTACCGCTCTGAGCGAAGCGGCAGGCGAGTTCAGCAAGCTCAATACGGAAATTCTCGGCGTAAGCGTCGACAGCATCCACAGCCACCGCGCCTGGATCAATACGCCGGTCAACGATAACGGCCTCGGCAAGCTGAACTTCCCGCTTGCTTCGGATATTACGAAGAAAGTGGCGAGCGACTACGGCGTCTTGATCGAAGAAGAAGGCGTCGCGCTGCGCGGCCTGTTCATTATCAATCCGGAAGGCGAGCTTCAGTATCAAGTCGTTAACCACAACAACATCGGCCGCAGCGTCGAAGAAACGCTGCGCGTCTTGCAGGCGCTGCAATCCGGCGGTCTGTGCCCGATCAACTGGAAACCGGGCGACAAGCATCTGGTTGCGAAATAATCGAAGGCTCGAACATGGCCCGGAAGCCGCCTAACAGCGGTTTCCGGGTTTTTCTATTGCCGCTTGGCCTCGCGCTAGCAGGAATTTCGCGCATGGACCCCGAATATGTGTAAGTATGGTTCTAAGGGGTTCGGATCGGGTAATACGGAAGGAGGTACGGGAGCATGAGCTTTTGCTGCGGAGCAAGCATGATCGGCACAAGCGGGACGCTGAAGCATTTTCGCACGCATATCCATAACGTTCCGATCTTGTTTTGTCCGGTTTGCCATCGTGTCGAGATTCATCATCAAATTGAGAACGAATATGAAATATTGGCCGAATACGCGCATGGGGACGACGCTTCGGAGGTCGATTTCAAGGAGTATGTCGACCAAGCGGGGAAGAACCTGTTCGAAAACTGCGTCAATAACGAGAACGAGGATCCGATGGATGTGGTTCACAATCAGATCGACATGGCCCTCGACTTGCTCAGCTTTGCCAAACAAATCGGGGACGCCGAGTGGGAAGCCGTTTTGAAGAAACGGCTCGGTGTGCTGAATCAGCGCCGCAACAAGCTTCAGAAACGGCGTACGTCCGAAGGGTTTTGTTGATGCCAACGCCTCCCGCCGAGGGAGGCTTTTTCTTTGCCGAGCGGCTGTTTGCACCCCCTCAAGTCCGTCAGGCAGCACGAAAACTATCATTGTGAGGTGGAGCGGTTGCTACTCGTCCTGATCAAACGCTTTTTCGGTAAGCAAGGTCCGGTTCAGCAGCCTCCAGATGAAGATGGGCCGGACGCTCCGGAAGCTATTGTAGAGCGGATACGGGCCGGCGAAGCATCCCGCGACGAATTCATTCAGGCTTACAAGCCGTATATCGTCAAGGTTACGAGCCGGTTTTGCAAACGATATATCGATCCTGCGCGCGACGACGAATTCAGCATTGCGCTCAGCGCGTTCGACGAGGCGATCAGCCAATATGCCAGCCATGCAGGAAAATCGTTTCTCGGCTTTGCCGAAACGGTCATTCGGCGTAGGCTTATTGACCATGTCCGAAAAGAGCAGCGCCATTCTCATACGATCCCGTACAGCTCCTTCGACATGATCGACGAAGAGGAACAGACGGTCAATCCGATCGAAATTCAGGAAGCGATGCAGCGTTACGAGGCGGATCGCGAAGCCGGCGAACGACGGCTCGAAATCGCCGATTATCATAAACGTCTCGGCCGCTTCGGCATATCGTTCGCCGAGCTGCCGGAGCTGTCGCCGAAGCATACCGATTCGCGCAGGCTGCTTGTCTCGATCGGCCTGCTGCTTGCCGGACGGAATGCGCTGTTCGAGACGCTGCAGGCGTCGCAGAAGCTGCCGGTCAAGGAGCTGTGCGAGCTCGCCGGCGTTTCGCGCAAAACAATTGAACGAAACCGAAAATATATTATCGCCATCGCGCTGTTACATCATGGGGATTTTCCGTATCTGCAGCAGTATTTGCAGCCAATGCCGGACCCGAAGGCGGATGAGGAAAGGGGAGCAAGGGCATGAATCGCGGTATCGTGATGGAGATCGGCAAACGTCACCTTGTCGTATTGACGCCGGACGGTCAGTTTCGCAAAGTGCCCGCCAGCAAAACGGCCGTTGTCGGCGAAGAAATCCGGTACGCCGAACCGGCAGCCTACCGCAGGCCAAGGACGCTGCACAGTGCGCTGATCGGCGCGGCTGCGGTCATCCTCCTGCTCTGCGTCCCCGTTTTCGTCAAGCAGTACGCCTCGGGCTCCCCCGTCGTCGCCTATCTAACGATGGATATCAATCCGAGCGTCGAGCTCGGCGTCGGCGAAGACGACCGCGTCATGGAGCTGAGGGCGGTGAACGGCGACGGCGCCGTCATTACGAAAGGGCTTCCGTATAAGGGCCAGCCGGTCGAAACGGTGGCGTCGGCAATAATGGGCCGCGTCAAAGACAGCTCCTATTTTCATGACGGAGAGGGCGATGTCGTAATCACGACGGTCGTTGTCGACAAGAATCACTCGTCCGATTTCGAAGCGAAGCTTTCGGAGAAAGTCGACGACGCCGTACGCAAGTCGCTTCAGAAAAGTCCGAAGGAGGGCGAGCCGCTTCACGTTGACGTGACGACGCTTTCGGCCCCTAAAGAACTGCGCGACGAGGCGAACAAGCAGGGCGTCTCCGCCGGCAAAATGGCGGTGTACCTGCTGGCGAAAAGCAACGGCTACAATATACCGCTCAAGGAGCTGGAAACCCGTTCGATCGATGATGCGACGGAGCCGCTCGGCGGGCTGGAGGCGGTTTTGGACGAACCGAAAAAGGATGCGGCTCCGAAGCAGCCGGATACCGTGCACGCAAAAACGAGCGGCAGCGACGAAAAGTTTGAGCAGCAGAAACAGCGGTTGTCGGAGCTGCTGAAGCAGGAGAAGCAGGACAAACCGCCGAAGCCGGGGCATCCGTCCGGTAAGGGAGAAGGCAGGGACGGATCCGGACCGCACAAGTCTGCGACGGGCCAGAAGGATGACGGCAGGGGACGCGGCGGCAAGCCGTCGCCCGAAGACGGGCACGGCCCTTCGAATGGGAAATCGAAGGGCGATCAACCAAATGCGGGGGACGGGCGAAAGACTGGTTGGGAGACCGGTCTTCCGGGCGTTAAACCGCCGGCGAGTCTATGGGCTGACTGGCGCCCGAAAAACCCGGAGCCTGACGGGCTGCCGGGCATGAAACCGCCCGCCGGAATATGGGGCGGCATACGACCGGAAAAACCGGAGATTGACGGTTCGCCGGGCTGGACGAACCGGAACGGCGGCGGGCAGCTGGGCGGCGGCGGAGAAAAGACGGGCCGGGACAGGCCGGATAAAAACGGAAACGACAGCGGCGGCTCGGGCAAATCGAATACGAACTCAAAGGGGAGCGACCTTCGCTCCTCACCGGAGAAGACCGGGGCGGACGCCCGCGTCGGGGACCGGTCAGGCGGGCATGGGGACGTTAAAAACGTCTCGGATGGCCGCCATACTGACGTTAAACGGGTAAACCCGGAAAAAAGAGAAACACCGAAAAAAACGGACCGCCCTGGGCGGCCGGATTCTCAGGGCAAGCAAAGCAATCCGGACCGCCCTGGGCTGCCGGATTCTCAGGGCAAGCATTCGGATCGTCCTGGCGGGCTGGATTCTCCGGGCAAGCAGCACGGAAATTCGGATCGTTCTGGGCAGCCGGATTCTCCTGGAAAGCACAGCAATCCGGACCGCCCTGGGCAGCCGGATTCTCCGGGTAGGCAGCATGGCAATCCGGGAAAACAGCCGGATTTGGCGGATAAGCAAGCGGCAAACCTTTGAAGCCGTCACACCCGGATTGGAATTGCGGGAAGTAGCCGCAGAACCGCTGCCTCAGCGGCGACAAACGGAAACGACCGCTGCGGCCATTCGGCGCAGCGGGACAAAGAGACTTTTTTCGACAGGATCTCCTGTTGACAGTCGCGAGCAAGCCTTACTATGATGGTGATGAGTCTATCCCTATGGTACGGATAATCCGACGGCGTGCCGGTTCGCAGATGGCGGCAGCCGTTTTTTCTTTCACGAAAGTCTTCGGGGATCGATTCGTATGAACCCGCTGCGGGCCAAAAATTGGTCTACGGGGAACGACGGTAACGTTCCGCAATTGGCTCGTACCGCGCGCCGGATCGATTTACCGCCGTTTGCCGCAGGAGAGGAGTAAGAGATGCAGGCGATTCGAAAGCGCTATTTTCCGGCGCTTGCCGAATATATTCGAAGCGGCAGCGAAGCTTCGCTGTTTGAAGCAACGGAAATCGGTAAATCGCTCCATGGCATTCACCCGGAAGATATTATTGCTATACATGAGGAATCGATGCAGACGCTTGTCGCCAACGTCGAATCGGAAGAGGCGCTGCAGCTGTACAGCCGATCGTTCATCTTTTTGATCGAGCTGATGGTCGCCTTCCGTTTCCGTGTGCAGCCTGAACAAACGCCCGAGCAGCGGTTCAGCGAAATGCGGGACATGCTGCTGAATTCGCATCGTTCGGTCCGGATGGTCAAAAACAAGTATGAAAACGTGCTTCAGCATATGGACAGCGGCATCGCGATTTTCGACAGCGACGGCATCCTGTCCTTTATTAATCTTCAAATGGCCAAGCTGCTCGACATTCCCCGCAAAACGCTTATCGGCTGCAGGCTTCGCGACCTGTTCATGCACCCCGGCCTGAAGCTGGGCACCCGGCGCACCATGCTGCGGTTGTACAGGGATATGCTGCTGAAGCGAAGCCGGTATTTTGAATTTCAGGATGCCAGCGGGAAGCATCTGCTCGTCACGGTGACATACGGCGATCAGCTGGACGGCGATTATTTGTTCAGCGTCAAGGACGTCACGGAATATAAGCAGATCGAGCAGACGGCGTACCAGAACGACAAGCTGGCCATGCTCGGCAAAATCGCCGCGGCGATCGCCCACGAAATCCGTAATCCGCTGACGTCGATCCGCGGATTTATCCAGCTGCTCCGGCCGCATCTGCTGCAGCTCGGCAAGGAGGAGTACGCCCGCATCATTTTGGCCGAGATCGACCGTGCGAACGATATCATTTACGAGTTTCTGAACTCCTCGAAGCCTTCTGCGCCGATGAAGGAGACAGTCGCCATTTCGTCGCTGCTGAAGGAGGTAATCCTGCTGTCGGAAAGCGAAGCGCACATGAAAGGCTGCCAAATCCTGTTCGAGTCCTACGACGAGGATTTGACGATTTCCATCGATGTCAAGCAGATGAAGCAGGTGATCCTGAATATCGTGCGCAATGCGATGGATGCGATCAGCGAGCTGGAGGACGAGCGCGGCGGGCGCATCGACATTGTGACCAGGCGGGACGGCTGTTTCGCGGAAATTACGGTCCGCGACAACGGCAAAGGAATGGACGTCTCGACGAAATCGAAGCTGTTCGATCCGTTCTTCACGACGAAGGCGGCCGGTACGGGACTCGGTCTTTCCGTCAGCTACCGCATCTTGCGCAATCACGGCGGAACGATCCGCGTGACGAGCAGCGCGGGGGAAGGAACCGAGTTCAAGATCTATTTGCCATTGGTTGGGTAAACCGTTAGAATCGGGGGTAGAACCCCGATTTTTTTTTATTGGGAAAGGAGACAATTACAAGTGAGCGTTCGGTTTACATATGGCGGTGCCGCGGAGGCCGGCGCCTTCGATACGGTCGTGCAGTTCGTGACGAAGGAGGAGCTGCAGCGGGCGGACGCGGAATGGATCCATCCGCAGCTCGATCTCGCGCTGCGCGATCACTATGCCAAGGAGCTGTTCAGGGCGGAGCCGATGGAGACGCTCTGTCTGCCGACGCTGGGGCTGCTCCCGGCAGCCTACGTCATTTATACGGGCATCGCTCATGCCGGTTTGTCGGCGGACGGCCTTCGCGATGCGGCTGCGGCGTCGGCCAAAGCGGCAAGGCGTCTGAAGGCGGCCGCCGTGCAGCAGCTCGTGCCCCATGCCGTCATGACCGGCTCGCAGGAATATACGCTCCGTCAGGCGGCGCAGGCGCTGACTGAAGGGTATGCGCTCGGACTGTTTACGCGCAGGACGGAGAAGAAGGATCACGAAAAACGAGCGTCGAGCGTTCGGGCCGTAGCGTTCACGCCGGCCGCAGGCGCGGCGGAGCCTGATGACGCGGCCGCGGAATGGGAAGCCGGCATCCGCCGGGGCTCCGTATTTTCGGAGGCGGTGACGCTGGCCCGCGATTTGACGAATTTGCCGGGCAATCGGCTGACGCCGGAGCTGCTCGCCGAGCAGGCGGAGTCGCTCGCCATGGAATACGGCTTCGATTGCGAGGTCATCGATGAATGGACCGCCGCCGAGCAGGGGATGGGCGGCCTCCTGGGCGTCGGCCAGGGCAGCGCCAATCCGCCGCGCATGATCGTGCTGCATTATGAAGGCGCGCCGGATAACAAGGCGGAGACGTACGGGCTGATCGGCAAAGGCATCACCTTCGATACCGGCGGCATTTCGCTGAAGCGGGCGGAAGGGATGGAGGCGATGATCTCCGACATGGGCGGCGCAGCCGCCGTGCTTGGCGCGATGCGGATCGTCGGCGAGCTGAAGCCGAAGGTCAATGTCGTCGCCGTCGTACCTTCTGCCGAGAATATGCCATCGGACCGCGCGCTGAAGCCGGGCGATGTGCTGACCACAATGAGCGGGATTACCGTGGAGGTGGTCAACACGGACGCGGAAGGCCGCCTTGTGCTGGCCGACGGCCTGACCACGGCGATTCGCCGCGGCGCGACGAAGCTGGTCGATGTCGCCACGCTGACCGGCGCCGTTACCGTCGCGCTCGGCAACGTCGCCACCGGCGCGGTGACGAACGACGAGCAGCTGATGCATCAGGTCGTGCTCGCAGGCAAGCGGGCCGGGGAGCGCATATGGCCGCTTCCGGCCTACCCCGAATACCGCCGCCAGCTCGACAGCGACGCCGCGGATATGAAGAACAGCGGCGGCCGGCTCGCCGGCACGATTACGGGCGGCCTGTTTATCGGGGCGTTCGCCGAGGAACGGCCTTGGGTCCACCTCGACGTCGCCGGTACGGCCTGGCTGGACCGGGAACGCGTCTGGGAGCCGAAGGGCGCAACCGGCGTGATGGTCCGGACGCTTGGCGAGCTGCTGACGGACTGAGGCCGACCGGCGCCGTTATGACGGGGCCGTCGCGTCCGTCAGGCCGCCTCAGCATTCACCCGGGGCGTCGTCCAGGATGCCATGCCGGGTAGCTTTTTCTGCCGGTATCGACCGCTGCCATGCAGTACTGCGCCGCTTGCCGTAAGCTGCAAGCTTGGATTGCCATTCAATGGACAGCCGCCCTGCGGACTGTCGCCAGAAGGAGTGATTTGTTCGTGTCCACGATTCAAGAGCGCGTACCGCCAGGCCAACGCGTAACCGAAGGCTTCCCCGTTCTGCACCACGGCAGCGTGCCGTATTACAATGACATGGGCAAATGGGATCTGCGCATTTTCGGTCTGGTCGAGGAAGAGGTCCAGATTAGCTATAAGGAGTTTATGGCCCTGCCGAAGCGGGAGTTCCGCAACGATATTCACTGCGTCACGACGTGGTCGAAGCTGGATAACGTATGGGAGGGAGTGGCCGTATCGGAGCTGATGAAGCGGGTGAAGCTGAAGGACGGCGCCAACTATGTCATGCTGCATGCCGAGCACGGCTGGACGACGAATTTGCCGCTGGCGGATTTTATGCTCGACACGTCGTTTCTGGCCATGCGGCATAACGGGCAGCTGCTGACGCCGGAGCACGGCTATCCCGTGCGCATGGTCGTCCCGCATCTGTATTTCTGGAAAAGCGCCAAGTGGCTGCGCGGCATCGAGTTTATGGCTGCGGACAAGCCGGGCTTCTGGGAGCAAAATGGCTACAGCATGTACGGAGATCCTTGGCTCGAACAAAGATACGATTTTGATTAATCGGCGCTAAAAGCGTGGCGTCTTATCGTGCGATCCTGCAGGTCCCGGCGCATTCGGGCCCGCTTACCGCGTCAAAAACAAGGGCTGTTCCCCGAAGCCAAATGGCTTTAGGGAAGCAGCCCTCTTTTTTCGGCATGCGGCCGGCGGGATGAGGTCATGCCTCGGCAGCACCCTGCCCGCGCGCGCTGGAGTCCGCTTTTGCCCGCGCCATTTTACGAAGAGCCGCCGGATAAACGGATATCAACTAACACGTGTCGGAGAGACGGATACCCTGATGATTTTATGCTCATACACAAATCTTTTATATCTCAAAACATTTTCCGGATGATAAGATGGGAGAAGCAGCAGAATTGAATCGAAAGAGGGAGAGTCATGAAATTTTCCGTTTCTATTCCTGCAGTGATGCGGGGAGACAAGCTGACGACGGCGGATAAAATCAGAAGGGCGGGGGCGATCGGGTACCGGGCTTACGAGATGTGGGGCTGGTGGGACGAGGATTTGGATGCCGTCAGGCAGGCCGCGGACGAGTACGGCATGGAAGCCGGCTCGATCTGCACAAGGTTCGTTCCGCTCGTAGATCCGTCGAGGCGCACCGAATATATTGCCGGACTGAAGGAAAGCGTGGAAGCGGCAAAACGGCTCGGCTGCCGCTACCTCATCAGTCAGGCGGGCAACGCGCTGGAAGGGGCGAGCCATGAAAGTCAGGCGGCCTCGCTCGTCGAAGGTCTTCGCCTGTCGGCGCCGATTCTGGAGCAATCGGACATTACGCTTGTTTTGGAACCGCTTAATACGCGCGTCGACCATCCGGGCTATTTCCTCGAGAAGGCGGAGGAGGGGGCCTGGCTCGTGCGGGCGGTCGGCAGCCGCAGCGTGAAGCTGCTGTACGACGTCTACCACCAGCAAATTACCGAAGGCAATCTGATCCCGACGATCAAAAGCAACATGGACGTCATCGATTATTTCCATATCGCCGATCACCCGGGGCGGCACGAGATCGGTACCGGCGAGATCCATTACGCGAATGTGCTGCGGGCCGTCAAAAGCACCGGCTACGACGGTTTTGTCGGACTTGAATATTTTCCTTCGGCGGATGCCGAGGAGACGCTCCGGCGGTTTTTGGAGGAGTTCGGTCATTTGGCCTAACGAGCGAGTTTTCATTCCCCCGCGGCAAACGGATGGCCGGACGGGGGTTTTTTATATCGCCGCAGCCCCACGCAATGGATAGGCCAACATTATTTTGCATGGTAACCGTTTTCGGGCGAAAAAAACTCTTTTCATTTTCCGGCAATCAATTTATAATTATTCCGAGAAGCAAGGTTGGGATTAGGCAAGGGCCGTGCAGCCGTTTCTTCTTTCTTAAAAATCGGCGGCCGCCCAAACCATGCCGGAATGTTCGTCATACGATGGCTAATGGGCTTAGGCTTAGGCTTACATACCCTATCCTCAAATCGATGGAGAGTGCTTGCAATGCTTGAAATAAGTTGGCAAATCGTCACGATGGGGCTGCTGGTCGGATTTCTAGTCGGTTTAACCGGCGTAGGCGGAGCGTCGCTGCTCACGCCGATTTTACTGCTGATCGGCATTAATCCGAGTATAGCGGTCGGGACAGACCTGCTTTATAATTCAATTACGAAATTTTTCGGTACGATCCAGCATTGGCGCCAGAAGACGATCGACTTCAAGATCGTCAAATATTTGGCCTTCGGCAGCCTGCCCGGCGCGGTCTTCGGCGTCGGCGCGTCTTACCTGCTCAGTCATGTCTTCGACGACGGCGAGACGGTGCTGAAGCACGTGCTCGGCTTCATTCTGATCATCGTATCCGTCATTACGCTGCTGCGGCAGCTGCTCGACAAAAAGCTCGGCGACAACCGGTGGCAGCTGAAGCCGATTGAAGATAAACGCATGCTGTTAATTTTAATCGGCGCCGTACTCGGTTTTATCGTCGGCCTGACGTCGGTGGGCTCGGGTTCGCTGTTCGCCGTCGCCATGATTTATTTATTCCGGCTGAGCGGTTCTCAGCTTGTCGGCACGGATATCGCGCACGCGTTTTTGCTGGTGACGCTGTCCGCCATCCTACACTCGGGCCTCGGCAATATCGATTACGGGCTGACCGCGAATCTGCTGATCGGCTCCGTCCCCGGCGTCATTATCGGCAGCAGCCTGTCGGCGAAGGTGCCGTCGAAACCGCTGCGGACGGTGCTGGCGGCGCTGCTCCTGATCAGCGGCGTTAAATTGATTTGAAGCGGCTGGATGTAAACGGCGGTGAAGCAAGCATTCTCCGGCGGGGGGAACTTCGTATAAGCGGGTCAACCGGTGTTTCGGCTGGCCCGTTTTTTTTGTGTGAAGGGAGATGCGGCTGCCATGAGAACGGGCGTCTTGGTCCGGCAGGACAGCACGCCATTACGGGCGGAAGGAAGCGGCGGACCGGGTTGACGAAATACGCTATAATGAAACAGCATGTACTTGATCATCAGGAAGGAGCTGGAGCGATGAACGGCATCGGCAAGCGATCCGGCGTGTTTCCGTCCGTATGCCCGCTTGATTGCCCGGACCAATGCGGTCTGCTCATTCATAAGGAAAACGGCAAAATTACCCGTATCGAAGGCGATCCGGAGCATCCCGCGACACAGGGCGCGATCTGCGGCAAGGTGCGGCGGATGGCGGAGCGGATCTACGACCCGGCGCGGCTGGAATATCCGCTCAGGCGCGTCGGCGTCAAAGGCGAGGGGCGGTTCGAGCGGATTACATGGGAGGAAGCGCTGCGAACGATAGCCGGCCACTGGAAGGAACTGATCGCGGAGCATGGCGCGGAGAGCATTCTCCCGTACAGCTTCTACGGGAATATGGGGCGGATCGGCACGGAGGGCATGGACCGGCGCTTCTTCAACCGGCTCGGGGCAAGCGAGCTGCTGTACACGATTTGCGAAGCCGCCGGCACCGCCGGCTACAAATATACGATGGGCGGCAGCTTCGGCACGGACCCCGAAGATACCGTGCATGCCAAACTGATTGTCATGTGGGGCATTAATGCGGTCAGCACCAACATGCACCAGGTCGTGCTGGCGGAGAAGGCGCGCCGGGCGGGCGCGACCGTCGTCTGCATCGACGTGCACCGGAACCGGACGGCCCGCTGGGCGGACTGGTTTATCCCGATCCAGCCGGGCACCGATGCGGCTCTCGCGCTTGGGTTGATGCACGTCCTGTTCGCCGAAAATTGGATCAATGAACCGTTTTTGCGGGAATATACGACCGGTCACGAGGAGCTGAGGAGGCATGTCCGGCAGTACGATCCGGAGGCGGTATCGGCGATTACCGGCGTGCCCGCGCCGGATATCGTCAAGCTGGCCCGCATGTACGGACAGGCCGTTCCCTCGTTCATCCGGATCGGCAACGGGCTGCAGCATCACGATAACGGCGGCATGAACGTGCGGGCGATCGCCTGCCTGCCGGCGCTGACCGGCGCCTGGCTGCACAAGGGAGGTGGCGCGATCAAAGGCAACGGCGGCTACGTCGCGCCGAACACGAATGCGCTGAGACGTCCGGACCTGAGGGAGAAGCCGGCCCGGGCGGTTAACATGAACGAGCTGGGCAGAGCTCTGCTCGAGCTCGATCCGCCGATTCGGTCGCTGTACGTGTACAATTCGAATCCCGCCATCGTCGCGCCGAACGCGAACAAGGTGCGGGAAGGGCTCGCGCGCGAGGATCTGTTTACGGTCGTTCACGATCTTTTCATGACCGAGACGGCCCGTTATGCGGATCTTGTGCTGCCGGCGACGTCATCTTTTGAAAACACGGATTTGTATCACTCGTATTGGCATCATTACGTGCAGC
This genomic window from Paenibacillus humicola contains:
- the leuB gene encoding 3-isopropylmalate dehydrogenase, yielding MADVKKIAVIAGDGIGPEVVGEALKVLKKTEELFGYQFETEHGLFGGIAIDEKGTPLPQETLDICKKADAVLLGAVGGPKWDNNPKELRPETGLLGIRKALGLFSNIRPATVFDCLKEASTLKPEVLEGTDLIVVRELTGGIYFGEKFRREGAGGQEAVDTCVYNTAEVERIVRQAFEIARTRRKKLASVDKANVLETSRLWREVVNRIAPEYPDVELEHVLVDNCAMQLLRRPSSFDVIVTENMFGDILSDEAAMLTGSIGMLSSASLGEGSFGLYEPVHGSAPDIAGQGVSNPIATILSVALMFRLTFGYHEAAASIEEAVKSVLDAGHRTGDIAVDKSKAIGTSAMGDLIVAGMKK
- a CDS encoding peroxiredoxin; amino-acid sequence: MAERLVGRPAPDFTMETALGNGQEFGKVSLSDYKGKWLVFFFYPLDFTFVCPTEITALSEAAGEFSKLNTEILGVSVDSIHSHRAWINTPVNDNGLGKLNFPLASDITKKVASDYGVLIEEEGVALRGLFIINPEGELQYQVVNHNNIGRSVEETLRVLQALQSGGLCPINWKPGDKHLVAK
- the sigI gene encoding RNA polymerase sigma factor SigI; translation: MPSGCLHPLKSVRQHENYHCEVERLLLVLIKRFFGKQGPVQQPPDEDGPDAPEAIVERIRAGEASRDEFIQAYKPYIVKVTSRFCKRYIDPARDDEFSIALSAFDEAISQYASHAGKSFLGFAETVIRRRLIDHVRKEQRHSHTIPYSSFDMIDEEEQTVNPIEIQEAMQRYEADREAGERRLEIADYHKRLGRFGISFAELPELSPKHTDSRRLLVSIGLLLAGRNALFETLQASQKLPVKELCELAGVSRKTIERNRKYIIAIALLHHGDFPYLQQYLQPMPDPKADEERGARA
- a CDS encoding anti-sigma factor domain-containing protein, whose translation is MNRGIVMEIGKRHLVVLTPDGQFRKVPASKTAVVGEEIRYAEPAAYRRPRTLHSALIGAAAVILLLCVPVFVKQYASGSPVVAYLTMDINPSVELGVGEDDRVMELRAVNGDGAVITKGLPYKGQPVETVASAIMGRVKDSSYFHDGEGDVVITTVVVDKNHSSDFEAKLSEKVDDAVRKSLQKSPKEGEPLHVDVTTLSAPKELRDEANKQGVSAGKMAVYLLAKSNGYNIPLKELETRSIDDATEPLGGLEAVLDEPKKDAAPKQPDTVHAKTSGSDEKFEQQKQRLSELLKQEKQDKPPKPGHPSGKGEGRDGSGPHKSATGQKDDGRGRGGKPSPEDGHGPSNGKSKGDQPNAGDGRKTGWETGLPGVKPPASLWADWRPKNPEPDGLPGMKPPAGIWGGIRPEKPEIDGSPGWTNRNGGGQLGGGGEKTGRDRPDKNGNDSGGSGKSNTNSKGSDLRSSPEKTGADARVGDRSGGHGDVKNVSDGRHTDVKRVNPEKRETPKKTDRPGRPDSQGKQSNPDRPGLPDSQGKHSDRPGGLDSPGKQHGNSDRSGQPDSPGKHSNPDRPGQPDSPGRQHGNPGKQPDLADKQAANL
- a CDS encoding ATP-binding protein produces the protein MQAIRKRYFPALAEYIRSGSEASLFEATEIGKSLHGIHPEDIIAIHEESMQTLVANVESEEALQLYSRSFIFLIELMVAFRFRVQPEQTPEQRFSEMRDMLLNSHRSVRMVKNKYENVLQHMDSGIAIFDSDGILSFINLQMAKLLDIPRKTLIGCRLRDLFMHPGLKLGTRRTMLRLYRDMLLKRSRYFEFQDASGKHLLVTVTYGDQLDGDYLFSVKDVTEYKQIEQTAYQNDKLAMLGKIAAAIAHEIRNPLTSIRGFIQLLRPHLLQLGKEEYARIILAEIDRANDIIYEFLNSSKPSAPMKETVAISSLLKEVILLSESEAHMKGCQILFESYDEDLTISIDVKQMKQVILNIVRNAMDAISELEDERGGRIDIVTRRDGCFAEITVRDNGKGMDVSTKSKLFDPFFTTKAAGTGLGLSVSYRILRNHGGTIRVTSSAGEGTEFKIYLPLVG